Proteins from a single region of Rhea pennata isolate bPtePen1 chromosome 4, bPtePen1.pri, whole genome shotgun sequence:
- the CDS1 gene encoding phosphatidate cytidylyltransferase 1, which produces MSARRRSRREAAEEEPEADDGSDKEVDLDERFGELDLRNDSDIPDVPPSTDSTPEILKRALSGLSARWKNWWIRGILTLAMISMFFLIIYLGSFMLMLLVLSIQVKCFHEIITIGYRVYHSYDLPWFRSLSWYFLLCVNYFFYGETVADYFATFVQRREQLQFLIRYHRFISFALYLAGFCMFVLSLVKKHYRLQFYMFAWTHVTLLITVTQSHLVIQNLFEGMIWFLVPISSVICNDITAYIFGFFFGRTPLIKLSPKKTWEGFIGGFFSTVLFGFIFSYFLAQHQYFVCPVEYNSETNRFVTECEPSELFQMKKYSLPPLLQAVLGWESVNMYPFQMHSIALATFASLIGPFGGFFASGFKRAFKIKDFADTIPGHGGIMDRFDCQYLMATFVHVYITSFIRGPNPSKLLKQLLILQPEQQLDVYKTLKSHLVEKGILQPSLRG; this is translated from the exons GAAGTGGATTTGGATGAAAGATTTGGAGAGTTGGATCTCAGAAATGATTCAGATATTCCTGATGTTCCCCCATCAACAGACAGCACGCCAGAAATCCTCAAAAGGGCATTGTCTGGCTTGTCTGCCAG ATGGAAAAACTGGTGGATTCGTGGAATTCTAACTCTAGCTATGATTTCGATGTTTTTTCTGATCATATATCTGGGATCATTTATGCTGATGCTTCTG GTCTTAAGCATCCAAGTGAAGTGTTTCCATGAAATCATTACTATAGGTTACAGAGTCTATCACTCATATGACTTACCGTGGTTTAGATCTCTAAGCTG GTATTTCTTGCTGTGTGTGAACTACTTTTTTTATGGAGAGACTGTGGCTGATTACTTTGCGACATTTGTTCAGCGAAGAGAGCAGCTTCAGTTCCTAATTCGTTACCACAGGTTTATATCTTTTGCACTCTATTTGGCAG GTTTCTGCATGTTTGTTTTGAGTTTAGTGAAGAAACATTATCGTCTACAGTTTTACATG TTCGCATGGACTCATGTCACTTTGCTGATCACTGTAACTCAATCTCATCTTGTCATCCAAAATCTGTTTGAAGGCATGATCTG gtttCTGGTTCCAATTTCAAGTGTTATCTGCAATGATATTACTGCTTACATTTTTGGATTCTTCTTTGGCAGAACGCCATTAATTAAG TTGTCTCCCAAAAAGACCTGGGAAGGATTCATTGGAGGCTTCTTTTCTACAGTTCTATTTGGATTTATT ttttcctattttttgGCTCAACATCAGTACTTCGTTTGCCCAGTGGAATATAATAGTGAAACAAACAGATTCGTGACAGAGTGTGAACCTTCAGAGCTCTTCCAAATGAAGAAGTACTCCTTACCACCGCTACTTCAGGCTGTGTTGGGAtgg GAATCGGTGAATATGTACCCATTTCAGATGCACAGCATTGCGTTGGCAACATTTGCCTCGTTAATTGGGCCATTCGGAGGATTCTTTGCGAGTGGATTTAAAAGAGCCTTCAAAATCAAG GATTTTGCAGACACGATCCCTGGGCACGGCGGGATAATGGATCGCTTTGACTGTCAGTACCTGATGGCCACGTTTGTTCACGTGTACATCACCAGTTTCATACG gGGTCCAAATCCCAGCAAATTATTGAAGCAGCTACTGATACTTCAGCCAGAGCAACAATTAGATGTATATAAAACTCTGAAATCTCATCTAGTTGAAAAAGGGATCCTGCAGCCATCTCTGAGAGGATAG